A portion of the Parambassis ranga chromosome 22, fParRan2.1, whole genome shotgun sequence genome contains these proteins:
- the LOC114427524 gene encoding tumor necrosis factor ligand superfamily member 10-like isoform X2, with protein sequence MAISISVQCLGIIILAAILLQTIAVAVSFIYFNKVLSTMRESFSRSSVSCLINTNLHSGLDDPASEDKKSDPCWQVTKQLRYHIEKKMADRFQKEISGAMRNKLTGVLPMLSPGVRGVPLPEVAAHVTGVVSSLAPPTAESSWSSGGYLGERIRMWEGKRGLSFLQNMELRGGELLVPKAGLYYIYAQTYFRLPSLVEMEGDAKEDGAQLVQYIYKKMSSYTVPILLMKSLRSVCWPRGQEPGLFSLHQAGTAFLQPADRLFVTVSNASTMEMDGRASYFGAFLVG encoded by the exons ATGGCCATTTCTATTTCTGTCCAGTGTCTGGGGATCATCATTCTCGCTGCAATCCTGCTCCAGACAATCGCGGTTGCGGTCAGTTTTATTTACTTCAACAAAGTCCTGAGCACG ATGCGGGAGAGTTTTTCCAGGAGCAGTGTCTCCTGTCTGATAAACACAAATCTTCACTCCGGATTGGACGACCCAGCATCCGAAGACAAAAAGAGCGACCCCTGCTGGCAGGTTACAAAACAGCTCCGCTACCACATAGAGAAG AAGATGGCTGACAGATTCCAGAAGGAGATATCTGGCGCTATGAGAA ATAAGCTGACAGGAGTGCTGCCTATGCTGAGCCCAGGGGTCCGAGGGGTCCCACTCCCTGAAGTGGCTGCCCATGTGACCGGTGTTGTCTCATCCTTGGCGCCTCCAACAGCAGAGA GCTCGTGGAGCAGCGGGGGATACCTGGGGGAACGCATCAGAATGTGGGAGGGCAAGAGAGGGCTGTCCTTCCTGCAGAACATGGAGCTGAGGGGAGGCGAGCTGCTGGTGCCCAAAGCAGGTCTTTACTACATCTACGCCCAGACTTACTTCAGACTCCCCTCCTTGGTGGAGATGGAAGGGGACGCTAAGGAGGATGGCGCCCAGCTTGTTCAGTACATCTACAAGAAG ATGAGTTCCTACACGGTGCCCATCCTGCTGATGAAGTCCTTACGGAGTGTCTGCTGGCCTCGGGGTCAGGAGCCCGGCCTCTTTTCTCTACATCAGGCTGGCACAGCCTTTTTACAGCCTGCCGACCGCCTTTTTGTCACCGTCAGCAATGCCAGCACCATGGAGATGGATGGGAGAGCGAGCTACTTTGGGGCTTTCCTGGTGGGCTAA
- the LOC114427524 gene encoding tumor necrosis factor ligand superfamily member 10-like isoform X1: MAISISVQCLGIIILAAILLQTIAVAVSFIYFNKVLSTMRESFSRSSVSCLINTNLHSGLDDPASEDKKSDPCWQVTKQLRYHIEKMADRFQKEISGAMRNKLTGVLPMLSPGVRGVPLPEVAAHVTGVVSSLAPPTAESSWSSGGYLGERIRMWEGKRGLSFLQNMELRGGELLVPKAGLYYIYAQTYFRLPSLVEMEGDAKEDGAQLVQYIYKKMSSYTVPILLMKSLRSVCWPRGQEPGLFSLHQAGTAFLQPADRLFVTVSNASTMEMDGRASYFGAFLVG, encoded by the exons ATGGCCATTTCTATTTCTGTCCAGTGTCTGGGGATCATCATTCTCGCTGCAATCCTGCTCCAGACAATCGCGGTTGCGGTCAGTTTTATTTACTTCAACAAAGTCCTGAGCACG ATGCGGGAGAGTTTTTCCAGGAGCAGTGTCTCCTGTCTGATAAACACAAATCTTCACTCCGGATTGGACGACCCAGCATCCGAAGACAAAAAGAGCGACCCCTGCTGGCAGGTTACAAAACAGCTCCGCTACCACATAGAGAAG ATGGCTGACAGATTCCAGAAGGAGATATCTGGCGCTATGAGAA ATAAGCTGACAGGAGTGCTGCCTATGCTGAGCCCAGGGGTCCGAGGGGTCCCACTCCCTGAAGTGGCTGCCCATGTGACCGGTGTTGTCTCATCCTTGGCGCCTCCAACAGCAGAGA GCTCGTGGAGCAGCGGGGGATACCTGGGGGAACGCATCAGAATGTGGGAGGGCAAGAGAGGGCTGTCCTTCCTGCAGAACATGGAGCTGAGGGGAGGCGAGCTGCTGGTGCCCAAAGCAGGTCTTTACTACATCTACGCCCAGACTTACTTCAGACTCCCCTCCTTGGTGGAGATGGAAGGGGACGCTAAGGAGGATGGCGCCCAGCTTGTTCAGTACATCTACAAGAAG ATGAGTTCCTACACGGTGCCCATCCTGCTGATGAAGTCCTTACGGAGTGTCTGCTGGCCTCGGGGTCAGGAGCCCGGCCTCTTTTCTCTACATCAGGCTGGCACAGCCTTTTTACAGCCTGCCGACCGCCTTTTTGTCACCGTCAGCAATGCCAGCACCATGGAGATGGATGGGAGAGCGAGCTACTTTGGGGCTTTCCTGGTGGGCTAA